A part of Burkholderiales bacterium genomic DNA contains:
- the dnaE gene encoding DNA polymerase III subunit alpha, translated as MPRFVHLRMHSEYSISDGIVRLDEACALAAADAMPALALTDLANLFGMVKFYQAARAKGVKPVVGCEAWISNEADRDKPARLLLLAQNREGYLHLCDWLSRAYLTNQHRGRAEIRKAWLQETGTGGLIALSGAQHGDVGAALLADNVPAAQRLAGQWAALFQNRFYLEIQRAGHPHAEELVQHTVQLGAELRLPVVATHPVQFLKKEEFLAHEARVCIAEGYVLSDRRRPRLFTEEQYFKTQEEMARLFADLPQALENAVEIARRCNFSLELGKPRLPVFPTPDGLPLDAYLRLRAEEGLEARLRQLYPDSTERERQRPRYRERLEFEIRTIVQMGFPGYFLIVADFINWAKSSGVPVGPGRGSGAGSLVAYSLGITDLDPLRYDLLFERFLNPERVSMPDFDIDFCQDGRDRVIDYVRRKYGAESVSQIATFGTMAAKAVVRDVGRVMEWNYNRTDELAKLIPFQPGKLITLKEAREMEPRLKEREDTDEETRELLALAEQLEGLTRNVGMHAGGVLIAPGKLSDFCPLYAASGSDSAVSQLDKDDVELIGLVKFDFLGLTTLTILDWTLRYIKRLHPEVDVKLESLPLDDPATYRIFQTANATAIFQFESRGMRDLLVRARPDRFEDLIALVALYRPGPMELIPDFIKRKHGEERVHYLDPRLEPILSPTYGIMVYQEQVMQIAQVIGGYSLGAADLLRRAMGKKKPEEMAQQRDIFKAGAVKNGVSERKAEELFDLMEKFAGYGFNKSHAAAYALVAYQTAYMKAHYPAPFLAANLSLVMDDTDKVQQFYEDAVANKLEVLPPDIHASEYRFVPVDDRRIRYGLGAIKGTGEAAIQNIIEARDQGGPFKDLFDFCRRVDRRLVNRRVIESLVRAGAFDALDEHRARLFASVGVAMEAAEQASRAAAQVSLFDEAGPATEGPKLIEAPRWDVRERLMHEKLALGFYYSGHPFEAYRQEVAAFVRTRLADIQAQGQMVTVAGIIYAIRTQQTRRGRMAVVVLDDGTARVEIPVFNELFEQHRAWLKEDQLLVVEGRATFDNFSQALRLTADRVYDLSAARNHFARRVKIHCNGQSSGHKLKELLAPYRNGTVPVSVVYTNGCAQAEIELGEGWKVKLEDDLVTSLGKWLEPQNVEIVYQ; from the coding sequence TGCGGCTGGACGAAGCTTGTGCGCTGGCCGCGGCCGACGCCATGCCGGCGCTGGCGCTCACCGACCTCGCCAACCTGTTCGGCATGGTCAAGTTCTATCAGGCGGCGCGCGCGAAGGGCGTGAAGCCGGTCGTCGGCTGCGAGGCCTGGATCAGCAACGAGGCGGACCGCGACAAGCCGGCCCGCCTGCTGCTGCTGGCGCAGAATCGCGAAGGGTATCTGCACCTGTGCGACTGGCTGAGCCGCGCGTATCTGACCAATCAGCACCGCGGGCGCGCCGAGATCAGGAAAGCGTGGCTGCAGGAGACGGGCACCGGCGGGCTGATCGCGCTGTCGGGCGCGCAACACGGCGACGTCGGCGCCGCGCTGCTCGCCGACAATGTTCCCGCCGCGCAACGTCTGGCCGGGCAGTGGGCGGCGTTGTTCCAGAACCGCTTCTACCTCGAGATTCAGCGCGCCGGACATCCGCACGCCGAGGAACTGGTCCAGCACACGGTTCAGCTCGGCGCCGAGCTCCGGCTGCCGGTGGTCGCCACCCACCCGGTGCAGTTCCTGAAGAAAGAAGAGTTCCTGGCGCACGAAGCGCGGGTGTGCATCGCGGAAGGCTACGTGCTCTCCGACCGGCGCCGGCCGCGCCTCTTCACCGAGGAGCAGTACTTCAAGACGCAGGAGGAGATGGCGCGGCTCTTCGCCGATCTGCCGCAGGCGCTTGAAAACGCGGTCGAGATCGCCCGGCGCTGCAATTTCTCCCTGGAACTGGGCAAGCCGCGCCTGCCGGTCTTCCCGACGCCCGACGGCTTGCCGCTCGATGCCTATCTGCGGCTGCGCGCCGAAGAGGGGCTGGAGGCGCGCCTGCGCCAGCTCTATCCCGACAGCACCGAGCGCGAGCGTCAAAGGCCGCGTTACCGCGAGCGGCTGGAATTCGAGATCCGGACCATCGTGCAGATGGGCTTCCCCGGCTACTTCCTGATCGTCGCCGACTTCATCAACTGGGCGAAGTCCAGCGGCGTGCCGGTGGGGCCGGGGCGCGGCTCGGGCGCCGGTTCGCTGGTGGCCTATTCGCTCGGCATCACCGACCTCGATCCGCTGCGCTACGACCTGTTGTTCGAGCGCTTTCTCAATCCGGAGCGGGTGTCGATGCCCGACTTCGACATCGACTTCTGCCAGGACGGCCGCGACCGGGTGATCGACTACGTGCGGCGCAAGTACGGAGCCGAATCGGTGTCGCAGATCGCCACCTTCGGCACGATGGCGGCGAAGGCGGTGGTGCGCGACGTGGGGCGGGTGATGGAGTGGAACTACAACCGTACCGACGAGCTGGCGAAGCTCATTCCCTTCCAGCCGGGAAAGCTGATCACGCTGAAGGAAGCGCGCGAAATGGAGCCGCGACTCAAGGAGCGCGAGGACACCGACGAGGAGACGCGCGAGCTGCTGGCGCTCGCGGAGCAGCTCGAGGGCCTGACCCGCAACGTGGGCATGCACGCCGGCGGCGTGCTGATTGCGCCGGGCAAGCTGAGCGACTTCTGCCCGCTGTACGCGGCCTCGGGTTCGGACAGCGCGGTGTCGCAACTGGACAAGGACGACGTCGAACTGATCGGCCTGGTGAAGTTCGACTTCCTGGGACTGACCACACTCACCATCCTCGACTGGACCTTGCGCTACATCAAGCGGCTGCACCCCGAGGTGGACGTGAAGCTGGAATCGCTGCCGCTCGACGACCCGGCCACCTACCGGATCTTCCAGACGGCCAACGCCACCGCGATCTTCCAGTTTGAATCGCGCGGCATGCGCGACCTGCTGGTGCGCGCGCGTCCCGACCGCTTCGAGGATCTGATCGCACTGGTGGCGCTGTACCGTCCCGGGCCGATGGAGCTGATCCCTGACTTCATCAAGCGCAAGCATGGCGAGGAGCGGGTGCACTACCTCGATCCGCGGCTGGAGCCGATCCTGTCGCCGACCTACGGGATCATGGTCTACCAGGAGCAGGTGATGCAGATCGCGCAGGTGATCGGCGGCTACTCGCTGGGCGCGGCCGACCTGCTGCGGCGCGCGATGGGCAAGAAGAAGCCGGAGGAGATGGCGCAGCAGCGCGACATCTTCAAGGCCGGGGCGGTGAAGAACGGGGTTTCGGAGCGCAAGGCGGAGGAGCTGTTCGACCTGATGGAGAAGTTCGCGGGCTACGGCTTCAACAAGTCGCACGCCGCGGCCTACGCGCTGGTGGCCTACCAGACGGCGTACATGAAGGCGCATTATCCGGCGCCGTTCCTGGCGGCCAACCTGTCTCTGGTCATGGACGACACCGACAAGGTGCAGCAGTTCTACGAGGACGCGGTCGCCAACAAGCTGGAAGTGCTGCCGCCAGACATCCACGCCAGCGAATACCGGTTCGTGCCGGTGGACGATCGCAGGATCCGCTACGGCCTGGGCGCGATCAAGGGCACGGGCGAGGCGGCGATCCAGAACATCATCGAAGCGCGCGATCAAGGCGGGCCGTTCAAGGATCTGTTCGATTTTTGCCGCCGCGTGGACCGGCGGCTGGTGAACCGCCGGGTGATCGAGTCGCTGGTGCGCGCCGGTGCGTTCGATGCGCTGGACGAGCATCGCGCGCGGCTGTTCGCCTCGGTCGGTGTGGCGATGGAAGCGGCCGAGCAGGCGAGCCGGGCGGCGGCGCAGGTCAGCCTGTTCGACGAAGCCGGGCCGGCGACCGAGGGGCCGAAGCTGATCGAAGCGCCGCGCTGGGACGTGCGCGAGCGGCTCATGCACGAGAAGCTCGCGCTCGGTTTCTATTACAGCGGCCATCCATTCGAGGCGTACAGGCAGGAAGTGGCCGCCTTCGTGCGCACGCGGCTGGCCGATATCCAGGCGCAGGGCCAGATGGTCACCGTGGCGGGGATCATCTACGCGATCCGCACGCAACAGACAAGGCGCGGGCGCATGGCGGTCGTCGTGCTGGACGATGGCACGGCGCGCGTGGAGATTCCGGTGTTCAACGAGCTGTTCGAGCAGCACCGCGCGTGGCTGAAGGAAGACCAGCTCCTGGTCGTCGAAGGCAGGGCGACGTTCGACAACTTCTCGCAGGCCCTGCGCCTCACCGCGGACCGGGTCTACGACCTGAGCGCGGCGCGCAACCATTTTGCGCGGCGCGTGAAGATCCACTGCAACGGCCAATCGAGCGGGCACAAGCTCAAGGAGCTGCTGGCGCCGTATCGCAACGGCACCGTTCCGGTGTCGGTGGTCTACACCAACGGCTGCGCGCAGGCCGAGATCGAGCTGGGCGAAGGATGGAAGGTGAAGCTCGAAGACGATCTCGTGACCAGCCTCGGGAAATGGCTCGAACCGCAGAATGTCGAAATCGTCTATCAGTGA